From one Pieris brassicae chromosome 5, ilPieBrab1.1, whole genome shotgun sequence genomic stretch:
- the LOC123710486 gene encoding myosin heavy chain, muscle isoform X22 → MPKPIVQEGEDPDPTPYLFVSLEQKRIDQSKPYDGKKACWVPDEKEGFLQGEIKATKGDLVTVNLPGGETKDFKKDFVTQVNPPKYEKCEDMSNLTYLNDASVLYNLKQRYYHKLIYTYSGLFCVAINPYKRFPVYTTRCARLYRGKRRSEVPPHIFAISDGAYVNMLTNHENQSMLITGESGAGKTENTKKVIAYFATVGASQKKDASQEKKGSLEDQVVQTNPVLEAFGNAKTVRNDNSSRFGKFIRIHFGPSGKLAGADIETYLLEKARVISQQALERSYHIFYQMMSGSVNGLKAMCLLSDNVHDYNIIAQGKTTIPNVDDGEECLLTDQAFDILGFTQEEKDNVYKITAAVMHMGGMKFKQRGREEQAEADGTEDGEKVAKLFGVDCADLYKNLLKPRIKVGNEFVTQGRNKDQVTNSIGALCKGVFDRLFKWLVKKCNETLDTKQKRQHFIGVLDIAGFEIFDYNGFEQLCINFTNEKLQQFFNHHMFVLEQEEYQKEGIHWEFIDFGMDLLACIDLIEKPMGILSILEEESMFPKATDQTFVEKLNNNHLGKSPPYLKPKPPKPGCQAAHFAIGHYAGNVGYNITGWLEKNKDPLNDTVVDQFKKGSNKLLIEIFADHPGQSGDAGAGGGGKGGRGKKGGGFATVSSAYREQLNNLMATLRSTQPHFVRCIIPNELKQAGLIDSHLVMHQLTCNGVLEGIRICRKGFPNRMVYPDFKLRYKILAPQAVAKESDPKKIAQIILETTDLDVESYRLGHTKVFFRAGVLGQMEELRDDRLSKIVSWLQSYIRGYLSRKEFKRLQEQRIALQVVQRNLRKYLQLRTWPWWKLWQRVKPLLNVTRIEDEIAKLEEKAQKAQEAFEKEEKLRKEVEALNAKLLEEKQALLSNLEGEKGSLSEVQERANKLQAQKADLENQLRDTQDRLTQEEDARNQLFQGKKKLEQEISGLKKDVEDLELSIQKSEQDKATKDHQIRNLNDEIAHQDELINKLNKEKKLQGESTQKTSEELQAAEDKVNHLNKVKQKLEQTLDELEDSLEREKKLRGDVEKQRRKVEGDLKLTQEAVTDLERNKKELEQTIQRKDKEISSLTAKLEDEQSLVSKLQKQIKELQGRIEELEEEVESERQARAKAEKQRADLARELEELGERLEEAGGATSAQIELNKKREAELSKLRRDLEEANIQHESTLASLRKKHNDAVAEMGEQLDQLNKLKAKAEHDRASSYNELNNTRAAIDQVAREKAAQEKIVKQLQHQLNEVQNKADEANRTLNDLDAAKKKLSIENSDLLRQLEEAESQVSQLSKIKVSLTTQLEDTKRLADEESRERATLLGKFRNLEHDLDNIREQVEEEAEGKADLQRQLSKANAEAQLWRSKYESEGVARSEELEEAKRKLQARLAEAEETIESLNQKVVALEKTKQRLATEVEDLQLEVDRATAIANAAEKKQKAFDKIIGEWKLKVDDLAAELDASQKECRNYSTELFRLKGAYEEGQEQLEAVRRENKNLADEVKDLLDQIGEGGRNIHEIEKARKRLEAEKDELQAALEEAEAALEQEENKVLRAQLELSQVRQEIDRRIQEKEEEFENTRKNHQRALDSMQASLEAEAKGKAEALRMKKKLEADINELEIALDHANKANAEAQKNIKRYQQQIKDLQTALEEEQRARDDAREQLGISERRANALQNELEESRTLLEQADRARRQAEQELGDAHEQLNDLSAQSASLSAAKRKLESELQTLHSDLDELLNEAKNSEEKAKKAMVDAARLADELRAEQDHAQTQEKLRKALEQQIKELQVRLDEAEANALKGGKKAIQKLEQRVRELENELDGEQRRHADAQKNLRKAERRIKELTFQAEEDRKNHERMQDLVDKLQQKIKTYKRQIEEAEEIAALNLAKFRKAQQELEEAEERADLAEQAISKFRGKGRAGSTARGVSPAPPRSRPALDGFGTFPPRFDLAPEDF, encoded by the exons ATGCCGAAGCCAATTGTCCAAGAGGGTGAGGACCCTGATCCGACCCCATACCTGTTCGTATCACTCGAACAGAAGCGCATCGACCAAAGCAAGCCCTACGATGGTAAGAAGGCTTGCTGGGTACCAGACGAGAAAGAGGGCTTCCTACAGGGAGAAATTAAAGCCACCAAGGGGGACCTGGTGACCGTCAACCTCCCTGGAGGCGAG ACAAAAGACTTCAAGAAGGACTTTGTTACTCAAGTGAACCCGCCTAAATACGAAAAATGTGAGGATATGTCCAACTTGACATACCTCAACGACGCTTCCGTTTTGTATAACTTGAAGCAGAGATATTATCATAAGCTCATTTAC ACATACTCGGGTCTCTTCTGTGTGGCTATCAACCCTTACAAGAGGTTCCCCGTGTACACGACACGATGTGCCAGGCTCTACCGAGGCAAGCGTCGCTCGGAAGTGCCTCCCCACATTTTCGCCATTTCCGACGGTGCTTACGTCAACATGTTAACCAACCACGAGAATCAATCTATGTTGATTAC CGGTGAGTCTGGTGCTGGTAAGACTGAGAACACGAAGAAGGTAATTGCGTACTTCGCGACCGTTGGTGCGTCTCAAAAGAAAGATGCAAGCCAGGAGAAGAAGGGCTCTCTAGAGGACCAAGTCGTACAAACTAACCCTGTACTTGAAGCCTTCGGTAACGCCAAGACCGTCCGTAACGACAACTCCTCCCGTttc GGTAAATTCATCCGTATCCACTTCGGACCATCAGGAAAACTGGCCGGAGCTGACATTGAAACTT ATCTGCTGGAGAAGGCCCGTGTAATCTCCCAGCAGGCGCTGGAACGTTCTTACCACATCTTCTACCAGATGATGTCCGGCTCCGTCAATGGACTTAAGG CCATGTGTTTGCTGTCCGACAACGTACATGATTATAACATCATAGCGCAAGGAAAAACTACAATTCCCAATGTTGATGATGGAGAGGAATGTTTATTGACCGAT CAAGCCTTCGACATCCTGGGTTTCACTCAAGAGGAGAAAGACAATGTTTACAAGATCACAGCTGCTGTCATGCACATGGGTGGTATGAAGTTCAAACAGAGGGGTCGTGAGGAGCAAGCTGAGGCTGACGGCACTGAG GACGGTGAGAAGGTCGCTAAGTTGTTCGGTGTTGACTGCGCTGACCTATACAAGAACTTGTTGAAGCCCCGCATTAAGGTCGGAAACGAGTTCGTGACCCAAGGTCGTAACAAGGACCAGGTTACCAACTCCATTGGTGCCCTCTGCAAGGGTGTGTTTGACAGGCTGTTCAAGTGGCTCGTCAAGAAGTGTAACGAGACTCTTGACACCAAGCAAAAGAGACAGCACTTCATTGGTGTGCTTGATATCGCCGGTTTCGAGATCTTCGAC TACAATGGGTTCGAACAACTTTGCATTAACTTCACAAATGAAAAACTGCAACAATTCTTCAACCATCACATGTTTGTGTTGGAGCAAGAGGAGTACCAGAAAGAGGGCATCCACTGGGAGTTCATTGATTTTGGAATGGACTTGCTCGCCTGTATTGACCTTATCGAAAAG CCCATGGGTATCCTCTCCATTCTTGAAGAAGAGTCTATGTTCCCGAAAGCCACCGATCAGACCTTCGTTGAGAAGTTGAACAACAACCACTTGGGTAAATCCCCTCCTTACCTGAAGCCCAAGCCCCCCAAGCCCGGTTGCCAAGCAGCTCACTTCGCCATTGGTCACTACGCCGGTAAT GTCGGTTACAACATCACTGGATGGCTTGAGAAGAACAAGGACCCCTTGAACGACACTGTCGTTGACCAGTTTAAGAAGGGAAGCAACAAACTGTTGATTGAGATCTTCGCTGACCACCCTGGTCAGTCCGGAGATGCCGGTGCTGGTGGCGGTGGCAAGG GCGGTCGCGGTAAGAAGGGTGGTGGTTTCGCAACTGTCTCATCTGCCTACAgg GAACAACTTAACAATTTGATGGCCACACTGAGGTCAACCCAACCTCACTTCGTACGTTGTATCATCCCCAACGAGTTGAAGCAGGCTG GTCTCATCGACTCCCACCTTGTGATGCACCAGCTGACATGTAACGGTGTGCTTGAGGGTATCCGTATCTGTCGTAAAGGTTTCCCCAACAGGATGGTCTACCCCGACTTCAAGCTCCG CTACAAGATCCTGGCCCCACAAGCAGTTGCCAAGGAATCCGATCCTAAGAAAATCGCTCAAATTATCCTGGAAACGACTGACTTGGATGTCGAATCGTACCGTCTGGGTCACACCAAG GTATTCTTCCGCGCCGGAGTCCTGGGTCAGATGGAAGAGTTACGTGACGACAGATTGTCTAAGATCGTTTCTTGGCTACAATCCTACATCCGTGGTTACCTTTCACGTAAAGAATTCAAGAGGTTGCAGGAACAgag AATCGCTCTCCAAGTTGTCCAGCGCAACTTGCGCAAATACCTGCAGCTCCGCACCTGGCCATGGTGGAAGTTGTGGCAGAGGGTCAAGCCCCTCCTCAACGTCACCCGTATCGAGGACGAGATTGCG AAACTCGAGGAGAAGGCGCAAAAGGCCCAGGAGGCTTTCGAGAAGGAAGAAAAGCTCCGCAAGGAGGTGGAGGCTCTCAACGCCAAGCTGTTGGAGGAAAAGCAAGCGCTGCTTTCCAACTTGGAAGGAGAGAAGGGCTCTCTCAGCGAAGTGCAGGAACGCGCTAACAAACTGCAGGCTCAAAAGGCCGACCTCGAAAACCAACTTAGG GACACACAAGACCGTCTTACACAAGAAGAGGATGCCCGCAATCAGCTCTTCCAGGGCAAGAAGAAGTTGGAACAGGAAATCTCTGGACTCAAAAAGGATGTTGAAGACCTGGAGCTTTCCATCCAGAAGTCTGAACAAGACAAGGCCACCAAGGATCACCAAATTCGCAACTTGAACGATGAGATCGCCCACCAAGATGAGCTCATCAACAAGTTGAACAAAGAAAAGAAGTTACAGGGCGAGAGCACCCAGAAGACATCTGAGGAGCTCCAAGCCGCCGAGGACAAGGTCAACCACCTTAACAAGGTTAAGCAAAAGTTGGAACAGACCCTCGACGAGCTCGAAGATTCATTGGAGCGTGAAAAGAAACTCCGCGGTGACGTCGAGAAGCAGAGGAGGAAGGTTGAGGGTGACCTCAAGCTTACTCAGGAGGCCGTCACTGACTTGGAGCGCAACAAAAAAGAACTCGAACAAACCATCCAACGCAAGGACAAGGAGATCTCTTCCCTCACTGCCAAGCTCGAAGACGAACAATCTCTGGTCAGCAAACTCCAGAAACAGATTAAGGAACTACAGGGCCGCATCGAAGAACTCGAAGAGGAAGTGGAGTCGGAGAGACAAGCCCGTGCCAAGGCCGAAAAGCAACGCGCCGACCTCGCACGTGAGCTTGAGGAGCTCGGCGAGCGTCTGGAGGAGGCCGGTGGTGCCACCTCTGCTCAAATCGAGCTCAACAAGAAGCGTGAGGCTGAACTTAGCAAACTGCGTCGTGACTTGGAGGAGGCTAACATCCAACACGAGTCCACACTCGCTAGCTTGCGCAAGAAGCACAACGATGCCGTAGCCGAGATGGGCGAGCAGCTTGACCAGCTCAACAAGCTCAAGGCTAA GGCTGAGCACGACCGTGCGTCTAGCTACAACGAGCTAAACAACACGCGTGCTGCTATTGACCAAGTAGCGAGAGAAAAG GCTGCCCAAGAAAAGATCGTTAAGCAACTCCAACACCAACTCAATGAGGTACAAAACAAGGCTGATGAAGCTAACCGTACCCTCAACGACTTGGACGCTGCTAAGAAGAAGCTCTCCATCGAGAACTCTGACCTGCTCCGCCAACTCGAAGAAGCTGAATCCCAAGTCTCACAGCTGTCCAAGATCAAGGTGTCTCTCACAACTCAGCTTGAGGACACCAAGAGGCTTGCTGACGAAGAATCCAGG GAACGCGCTACACTTCTTGGCAAGTTCCGCAACTTGGAGCACGATTTGGACAACATCCGCGAGCAAGTTGAAGAGGAAGCCGAGGGCAAGGCTGATTTACAACGCCAATTGTCCAAGGCTAACGCTGAAGCCCAATTATGGCGATCCAAGTACGAATCCGAGGGAGTCGCCCGCTCCGAGGAGCTCGAGGAAGCCAAGCGCAAGCTCCAGGCTCGCCTTGCAGAAGCCGAGGAGACCATTGAATCACTTAACCAGAAGGTTGTTGCTCTTGAAAAGACGAAGCAACGCCTTGCTACTGAAGTTGAGGACTTACAGCTCGAGGTCGACAGAGCCACTGCCATTGCCAACGCTGCTGAGAAGAAACAGAAGGCGTTCGACAAGATCATTGGTGAATGGAAACTCAAGGTTGATGACCTGGCGGCTGAACTTGATGCCAGCCAAAAGGAATGCCGCAACTACTCTACTGAACTGTTCCGCCTTAAAGGTGCCTACGAAGAAGGCCAAGAACAACTCGAAGCCGTTCGTCGCGAAAACAAGAACCTCGCTGATGAAGTCAAGGACTTACTTGACCAAATCGGTGAAGGAGGCCGCAACATTCACGAAATTGAAAAGGCTAGGAAGCGTCTTGAAGCCGAGAAGGATGAACTCCAGGCGGCTCTTGAAGAGGCTGAAGCTGCTCTTGAACAAGAAGAAAACAAGGTCCTGCGCGCACAACTGGAGTTGTCACAGGTCAGACAAGAGATCGACAGGAGGATCCAAGAGAAGGAAGAGGAATTCGAAAACACGCGCAAGAACCACCAGCGTGCACTTGACTCTATGCAAGCCTCCCTCGAAGCTGAAGCCAAGGGCAAGGCTGAGGCGCTGCGCATGAAGAAGAAGCTTGAGGCCGACATTAACGAACTTGAGATCGCTCTCGACCACGCTAACAAGGCCAACGCTGAGGCACAGAAGAACATCAAACGCTACCAGCAACAGATTAAGGATCTCCAGACCGCTCTTGAAGAGGAACAACGTGCCCGGGATGATGCCCGTGAACAGCTCGGAATCTCTGAACGTCGTGCTAACGCACTCCAGAATGAACTTGAGGAATCCCGTACTCTCCTAGAACAAGCTGACCGTGCCCGTCGTCAAGCTGAACAAGAATTGGGTGACGCTCATGAACAACTCAATGATCTGTCCGCCCAGAGTGCATCACTCTCCGCCGCCAAGAGGAAACTCGAGTCTGAATTACAGACTCTTCACTCTGACCTTGACGAACTCCTCAACGAGGCCAAGAACTCAGAAGAGAAAGCAAAGAAGGCAATGGTTGACGCTGCCAGACTTGCTGACGAGCTCCGCGCTGAACAGGATCATGCTCAAACACAGGAGAAACTTCGCAAGGCCCTTGAACAGCAAATCAAGGAACTGCAAGTGAGACTCGACGAAGCTGAAGCTAACGCTCTTAAGGGCGGTAAGAAAGCTATCCAGAAACTTGAACAGAGAGTACGAGAACTTGAAAATGAGCTGGATGGTGAACAGAGGAGGCATGCTGATGCTCAAAAGAACCTCCGTAAGGCTGAGAGACGCATCAAGGAGTTGACGTTCCAGGCTGAGGAGGACCGCAAGAACCACGAACGTATGCAAGACCTTGTTGACAAACTTCAACAGAAGATCAAGACCTACAAGAGGCAGATCGAGGAAGCCGAAGAAATCGCTGCTCTTAACTTAGCCAAGTTCCGCAAAGCACAGCAGGAGTTGGAAGAGGCCGAGGAAAGGGCAGACCTCGCCGAGCAAGCCATCAGCAAATTCCGTGGCAAGGGACGTGCGGGATCCACTGCGAGAGGAGTCAGTCCGGCG ccCCCACGTTCGCGCCCCGCGCTTGACGGTTTCGGCACCTTCCCACCAAGGTTCGACCTAGCGCCCGAAGATTTCTAA